TTGTCTGATGACTAACTCGTCCCGTCTTTATGAACCTGGAAGGAATCTGTAGCTGGCAGGACAACGTGTGGTTACATTTATATTCTGCGTTTCTCATGTCAACATcaacagatgtgtttgtgtgagtttttaTGACATCAGGATGATTTTCATCTCTCCTCATCAGGCTGACATCCTGCAGCCAATAAGGATCAAGTATTCATCCAGAACCACAGTACAACTTGAAATATGGAACAAGGATGATTTTTCACCCCGTTTGTTTCTACTTGCTGATCGCTTTAGGAGCAGTGaagtgatgaaaacattttcagaacatttcaATTTATTGGCCTCACAAACCCTACTCACAGCGGGACGGCAGGGAAAGATCGCCGGCGCGTTATTGGTCCTTTACTGTGAAAATACTTCCAGATATAAAgttaatgtttttcttcatgagcTTTTTTACagatcatgaaaaaaaaactgtaaatctcACCGGGAACATGTTCAGATTCAGCTGAAAACAAGCTGCGGGACAAAAGAGATTTGTTCAGGTAGAGATGTGAGGATCGACTGAGCTGAAGATTTAAAtaaccaatcagtgagatgtgtagagagtgagatgataaaggtatcttactatctgatcattaaggaaacatgttgaagtgctggcttctctgacaacaatacagcagccagtatgtcctccttctaactttagattctgctcctgaatgctctggatttgtttgacatttgacaaacattcaatgatttttatgaatttaactctccagtttgattacttgatgtcattgttgttatttatgaaaaaaaacacaaatatttggtggctgggggattttttttaaatcagtcttttgacaaaatattgactttgatgcattagttccctgtttggacattggaaggcgaaaatgtccaatttacaaaaactgctataaaaatagaacagatttctttttttcgactttttttttgcataaatctcttaaacaacttcagccctgcttaAAACTACCAAATATTgagtaattatcaggaatttaaccctttaaatgccagaatcaagtaatcaaactggcatttaaagggttaaattcctgataattactcaatatttggtagttttgagcagggctgaagttgtttaagagatttttGTCCTTAgcgacttaagagggtagtaaattaaactgatgcctgagggttaagacacccccactctgccgttttggacgcccctcagtttgccagatatgagagcagttatcaggtcaaaccaacagatgttgcagcgatggaaacAGGTTCTGACATTTATACAGATTCTTAAACTTCCCTCCCTGAGGGAATCTGGCTGCTGTCTGAGTCTATCCAATATGCGAAAAATGAGAAGGTGACAGCCGTGACTGATTCTTTCCAATCCTGTGATTTACGGCTGTTTGTAAAGAAGATGAAGTTCCCTGTCAGCTCGGCACCTGCAGCCACCCGCAACAGGATCGCAAGCCAGCACATTACAGACGTGCCTGCACGCTGACACCACTCCAAAAGGCTGCGGCAGTAAATCACGGCCATCAGGAATCTAATAGAGCCGTCCCATTGGATAACCTGGAAACCGTATCCAACAAATACATCATTATCCCGAAGCCAGAAACATTCCCACTCGTTCGTCTCAACTTGTTCCACAGATTTTCTGCTCGCACTCAAAGATCAGGACGACGAGACGGCATTTAAAATGAGGTTTTTAATGTCATAATcttgaacaaaataaatatcctgcaataaaattattaaCCTTTGTAACATATATGATGctatacatttaaagagacaggcaACAGAACatcttataaaataaaaaactagcTTACAGATGTTACAGCTGAAGAACATCAGGACAATCTGGATTTCATTCATTATATATCAACGACATGATGTAGCGTTAGATTtcttacatgttgtgttttactcTCTCTGGGAAGTGTTTTTAATTACGAGatattaatctttatttatctgGCAGGGTGAGATGTCTGAGCGCAATCAAAGATGTTTTATTGATTCAGTTCGTTTGGTTTTCAAAGAGAGCAGCTTTGAATAGCGGCCTTTGTCTCCGATTGTTTATCATCTTTGAGAGAGAGCGCCGATGGTTATCCAGTCATGTCGGGTTTGATCATCAGGTGAATTTTTTCAGGCACTCGAGGCGCTAAAAATAACCACGACTCAAAAAAAGCTGATGAGAACGTGTTCAAGGTGAATTCTGgtatttctttttacaattgggttttaaatgaaaaacagacatgacgctgctttcacacttggcacaaaactcttaaaaaaactcctgatatttcctgACTCTGTTACTTCTTCCACTACTtccttacctcaggagacccctcccccccagtACCCCGCCAAgttgttgcagcgatggaagcgggcaagagaagtggttcagatagaagtgattgtacccgacctaaaaagcctctgcatgtttctaataagctccacgagcagaaacgtgctcaaactaggatcaatattggagatgctttttgaaaaatggagagaggttagaacacagaaaggtttacagacccatgcagagctggataaacactgaagcttcagagtccaccacatggtgacctgagtgagcatggactctagagagaggaggagaggacagctgaagtgtccaaagcgcagagcttatccacaggggtacctcaagggtcagcttgcttggtccccttctcttctccatatacataagctcacttggttcaataatccactctaatggcttctcataccactgctatgctgacgatacccagctcttcctgtcattcccgccagacgatgttacagtctctacaagaatctcatcatgccttgctgatatctctaaatggatgaatgaacgccaccttcaactcaacctttcaaagactgagctccttgtcatcccagccagtccctctatgcaaccacagatcaatatccagcttggaacaaccaaactcatgcccacaaagtctgcaggaacctaggtgtcatgattgatgaccagctaacttttaaggttcaagtagcctcgattgctcggtcatgtcgatttgccctgtacaacatcaagaagatcagaccttacctgtcagaactacacagctcctggtacaggctcttgtgatatctctgctggcaggtcttcctacagtcactatcaaacctctgcaaatgatacaaaatgcagcagcatgactggtcttcaaccttcctaaaagagcacatgtcactcctctgttcatctccttacactggctcccagttactgctcgcatcacatttaaaactctgctgctcgcttacaaaacagcgacaaaaacgtttcctccttactttaactctctgatccaggtctacactccctcccccactacgctctgagaatgaaaggcgtctgatccaaccttcacaacagggtcctaagacgttgactagactcttctcctctgtcgccccccggtggtggaatgaacttccaaactccatgtgatctgcagagtccctctgcacctttaagaaaaagctaaagacccagctctttcatgaatacctactaacttaatgatgatggtctccatattattgatgatgatgatggtaatgacgatggtttttgtttgataacgacgacttataagatggtttctatactgattagagctctcaagaactgccctcaatgttgtgctttgcctctggtcacttcctgtcagcacctgtgtgtccaatcagactcaaagctgatcgtttgctcttactgacattgttcccttttttctagatccttgcttgtgttgttcttactctctgatgtacgtcgctttggataaaagagtctgataagagaactgtagaattgtagctctctatgatgtttagaatttagactgcagtacccattttaaacactagggggcagagttacatactgctcctttaagattcTTAAATTAAACCAAAGTAGAATCAAAATGAGACGTCTTTTGGATAAATGTTGACATAGCTAGCTAGGTAGCATTTGGAGCAGCATAAAATGTCTAAGAGTGatggacagctctctacaatgttttgaatttagactgcagtacccattttaaacactaggggtctaACTCTCAGTTGTGGTCGTTGCAGCTTGGCCTCCctgaaatacttttatttagTTGGTTGTTTCCTCAGAGATTTTAAAGTGTCTCATTCTGTGCAAAAAACGTCCAAACATACATCATGACTCAAAGTCGTTTTactgtgtaataaaaaaaaagagttgttaGTGTCGAGGTGTGAAGTTCAACAGTGCTGAACAAGTCAGAATTCTAAAATGTCAAAAGTGAACGCAAGGCCCCCGTTTCCCCCGCAGCTTGGTCGCAGCAGCGTGGTCGCAGCAGCGTGGTCGATTCCTCAGAGCCACAAATCAGCTGACAGAGAGGTCACAGGTTCAACTCCCACAACCTGCTGTCATCAGCCAACTCCTCTCCTGACGCTTCACCATCAATACATttccataaaacacacacacagacacacacacacagagacacacacacacacacacacacacacacacacacacacacagacacacacacacagacacacacagagacacacacacacagagacacacacacacacacagacacacacacacacagacacacacacacacacacacacacagacacacacacacacagatacacacacacacacacacacacacagatacacacacacacacacacacacacacacacacacacacacacacagacacacacagagacacacacacacagagacacacacacacacacacacacacacacacacacacacacacagacacacacagagacacacacacacacacacacacacacacacacagacacacacacacacacacacacacacacacacacacacacagagacacacacacacacagagacacacacacacacacacacacacagacacacacacacacacacacacacactacacacacacacacacacacacacacacacacagacacacacacacacacacacacacacacacacacacacacacacacacacacacacacagtgtacacgtCTACCCCACCATCCGAGGCCGGAGGACAAACTAAAGGGTCCATGTGTTGTTATAGATGATTGCGTTAATGTGTGGCCTCGAGGCGCTCAGGTCTGCTGTTTGAGTGCATGCCGGCTCCTtttttcccataatgcatctgGGTTTCTCTCCAATCGTTTGTCAGACTTCCCGGTCACCTCTGCACCGTCACCGCTgagaagaatgaaaacaaaaacaacctgagATGAGAAACATGGTAGGAGTGTGTTTTCCACGCACTCTGTACTCGCTGTGTACCGTCAGCGCTACGGGTTTAGTGTCGGCGTGCGCCCTGCCCCCGCCGAGCGCAGCCGCGAGCAGCTGTGTACacatcacagcagaactacaagattagcGGGAATAAAGGGGCGGAGCTTGCAGTGGAAACATTTAGAGTGGACACAAACAGCGCTGTGGTGCACGCCACtgacggagtatgtggaaattgggatTTAgaacgtttgtgtgtgtgtgtgtgtgtgtgtgtgtgtgtgtgtgtgtatctgtgtgtatctgtgtgtgtgtgtgtgtgtgtgtgtatctgtgtgtatctgtgtgtgtgtgtgtgtgtgtgtgtgtgtgtgtgtgtgtatctgtgtgtatctgtgtgtgtgtgtgtgtgtgtgtgtgtgtgtgtgtgtactcactgTGTCTGCGTGTGGGCGGAGCAGAAGCTCACACACTCAGCGTCCTGTGTGTCCGTGCAGAAGCAGCGTACGAGCTCCCGCCTGAGCCGGACGGATCCGAATCCGTAAGGAACCACGTGGCTGCAGGACAGAAAACATCGGGTTAATGAATCCCTCGGGCCGGACTGTAAGGAGAACATCAGCTTTTTTCTGAAgatgcattttgaaaatgtttgatggtCGCCATGTTTTAAATGCTGACTTTACCTTACTTAACATCCTTCTAGTAACGGTCAAAGAGGTGGAGcggaggcggggcttaagcctcctgacaacaCGCCCATCAGTCAAATCTGATCCCTAATCATGTGAAAGTAAGCTTTACTCTTAGCCTCCAATCAGAAAACTCTCCCTGCTTAAAGGTGCAGTACAGTACAGGTATAAtagtttaaaaaagtttaaaggggacataaaaaaaatccactttgtgttgttgaacatatatctgtgtaacctgagagtctactgacccacaacatgtgaaataaaccatccagtcctttgtttgtggtctgcataagtcttacaacacagagaaaaatgctctgtttctaatgtgctctccttgtgatgtcacagtgggattctggtaaaaataaTTACCAGCAGTTTGAAAATATCTTTGTCTTTAAATCTGCACTTCTTTGAAATCTGTTTTCTGTACAGGAATCAAACGGGAGCACATCTGGCTCTAATCTGCACACCGTGGTTGCAGACTCTAACGTGCATCCTGCAGCCTTCCTCGcctctccatcatcatcatcacttccTGCCTCTTCCTGCTCACTTCCACCATCTCTGTAGTTTTCTATTCTACACGTTGTGAACGATGATGCAGTTTgacttctcctcctgctttgaCTGTTTCAGCTCTCAGGATCAATAAATCGTCCAGCCGCTCGCTGAGTTACGACTCCTCTGCACTCGCTGCTCTCTACATGTCTGCTGTGAAAGCTACTCGGCTTCATGTTTATGGCGTTGTTGGCAGGATACTGCTGGAAAACTCTAAACTACATTTAAAGATCTCAACATTTCAAGGAAAATGTTTCTAATGGATCTCTTAAATCTGCCTGTCATGGTTCAAGTGGAAGCTGGAGAGCAGGACTCTTCTTCAGCTGAAGGTTTCATTTTTAAGAGGTGGAAACTTTGAACAGAGCCGGACTCATTGGTgggcaacatttaaaaagattctatattaaaggaccaatcagtgagatgataaaggtatcttactatctgatcattaaggaaacatgttgaagtgctggcttctctgacaacaatgcagcagccagtatgtcctcctcctaactttagattctgctcctgaatgctctggatttgtttggaccagagaaggtaggcgcttttaagacacgcccccacacggccgttttggacgcccctcggtttgtcagatatgagagcagttatcaggtcaacaggtgttgcagcgatggaagcgggcaagagaagtggttcagatagaagtgattgtacccgacctaaaaagcctctgcatgtttctaataagctccacgagcagaaacgccTTCAACCACTAACAGACTCTGCTTCACATCCTCCATCTCTTTGTTCTGACATTATGACTCAGGGAAGCAAGCTTTTTGTGGGTTGATTGTGTCGGCCAGTTCCTTTGAGTAAATATGGCAGCAGTGatttacagtgtttgttttgagttCACCGTCTGGACCATCTGGACCGTCTGGACCGTCTGGACCGTCTGGACCATCAGAGCGTCTCGTCTGTGTCTGATGAACAAAACCACTTATTCCATCTGTGAGGAAATTACACTTCTGACATGACATGACCAGCATGCCGTTCTTTTTGGTACGATATCACGGCCAGCTAAAGGACTCAACTCAGAGATACTCTTACTACAAACAACCACAAACAAACTGTTGACGGTCTGTCTCCGCTCCGAGCTCGTTGGTTCCTCctgaaatctttaaaacacaaatttacagtttcaaataaaaaaaggttcctTTACTCCCAAAGGCAGCTTCTTACTGCTGTATGTGGAAATCTAGATATATCTCGTAATATATCTAGAGGAACACACCATCCACATCCAACCAATCTCTTGATTTGCTCTATGACAGAACGCCGTGTGTCCATCGTTCGTGCACTGCATCTAAACAAGGTTAACGTTAGAGTTTCAAGGACGTTAGCATCTGTTTCAAGGTGCGCCTTAAGCAAATCTATCAAGGTGgtcttcactgtttgttttaattgatcTGTTCTATCTCTATCTGATCTATTTCTGGGAACCCTCCGAGTCTTTTTTAAGGTTCCCAATGTGACTTAAGTGTCTGTTTCGAGGTACTCGGTAGTCGTACTACTCTTTTCAGAGTGTTTTTAGCGTTGATTTCAGGTACTGgtttgtatctgtttttagTGCTATGTCAAGGTAACCTTAAGGGCGATCTAAGGTAACCTtaagtgtgttttaaagttAAGGCCTGAATCATACAGGTTAATTAGTTGCTTTTAGTTGGTGTCAGGGTACCCTTAGCTTTAGCGGTGTCTGTTTTAATGTTGCTTTTAGCACCAGTTATCTTTCAAGGTTACCAGTTACCCTTCAGCGTCTGTTTCAAGGTACCCTTCAGCGGCTGTTTCAAGGTACCCTTtgagtctgtttaaaaaaaaaaaaagtgtctattTCAAGGAACCATTTGTGTTACACAGATCTGGCCTGTGTCTGCTTCAAGGTACCCTTTGAATCAGATACAACAGACTCTTTAATGTCAGTTTCAAGGTACCCTGAGTCTCTTATAAAGATCTTGTGTGTTTCAAAGTACCCTTTGAGTCTATTACAAGGAACTCTTTGAGGTCTGTTTGAAGTTAGGAAGAACATATTGTGTCTGTTCAATGTACCCTGGTGTCAGAATCTGATTCAAGGTACCCGTTGAGTCTGTGACAAAGACCCCTTCAGTGTCTCTTTTAAAGTACCTCTTAGGGTCTCAGTAAGGACCTGTTGAGCGTCATGTTCCAGGTAGACGTTAGCATCTGTTTCTAGAAGGTAAGGGGACAGGACGCACATTTGACATATTTAGTAAAACTACATGTTGACCTGACCTTTCACCTCATCAAGCGTTCATTTAAATGACATTTCATCGTCTTTGTCCGGATGTTGTTCGACAGGAAACGTTCATCAGGAGCTCCACGCTGCCTTCAGGGGTTTAGTGGTTACCGTTAGCGACGGCGTGTGCTGCCAGTAATGTTCCCTCTTTTTAATGAAGGCAGGAAGATTAGACCACGCCGCTATGTTTAGACTTAAACTAACAATCTGGGACTTAGTGAGAGGGCCCCCGCCGCCGCAACGAGCTGCTTTTAGCTCCTCTCTGGAACCTATTTCTGTCACACCTCTCTTTTTCTTAATTAACGCGGCTTATTTGACACTACAGGAAAAACCCCCGACGGCCACAGAAACGCTCCGGGCTGGAGACGGCGTTTTAGAGAAATGTAATCAAACAGGTGGGTTTGAATTTGTTGAACCTGCTGAGACGTGATGAGATGAGATTAAAGACGACAGATAAGGTGAACTGGAAGACGTTGGGGCGCATATGGGAAGGGTTAACTGGTTTGGGGTCGGACCACAGCGGCTCTTTGTGGTCTCCTCGGTGGGCTCgtgtttaaagggttaaaacagGATATTTAgaagcagcagaggaaacacGGCAGAAATTACCCCTCGTTAGCTAAGGTGCTCTTTGTCATTAGCGCCACCACATCTAACTGCTAACTCATTGCTTGTGCACACTGAACTAAAATGAAGTTAATCGCTGCCAATAATGGAGACAGCTGGTCCCGATTTAAAGCCAAGAGACTGAACGTACTTCAAAAATAGATTCAACGAAGCCGGGATGAATTTAAAGTGGTCATCATTGTTTAAAAGACGTTCTTCACATGTAGCAGGACGTGTTAGCATCTAGCATCTagccaaaatacatttttttttaaaaagaagactttTTTAATCCCATTAAGGTTTTTTTGATCACTCAAAACATCAGATGTTACAGGAGGtgatgcatgatgggatataTTGAGACTTACAAGGGAAACTGTACTTTTAATCCAGAGAtacttttaatttaaaggtcTAAAGTTATGTTTACTGGAGAATGTTTTGAGTTCAGACGATAACATTTTgatcccatcgatggcggtctccatgctggaaatgctgtctcagtctaactttcagtcaacctaacgacaggctgagagctggagctgaggcgggttttaaacctcctgacaaaccgttacaccgcgcccacctgtcaatcaggtcagctacacgccttattgtgaataactcttatccttcatcaaatcaaaactgatgagtcatcaaaacattcaccccccgtacagtgtgtgtccatcgagacatgagctaatcacacctatttggttttttgaaccaggctgtaaacatgttaatctctgctgtaaaaacagactttttagaatgggtgtgtatgtgacttcctgtgcttctgcagccagcctctagtggacactccaggaactgcaggactttGTTACTCCGAGTGACCATCAACTACAAAGAGAGAACATGGGAGTCACGACAATCGCcattttcacaaacagaacTGTTTTTTCCAGTTTACACTATGAACAGAGATGACGCTGTTTTCCAACCTTTGCCCTCTGAaaccaattttttttaactttttgctcTCAGTCACCCAAAACACATACAATACAACACAAGGTTCCAGTTTTTAGGCCAAAATCGTTGTTGTGTAAACAGGGCCTGAATACGTTTTGTAATTTCTCGATCGCTTCAAGTGACAGACATGAAACAGgtcgtttacctgctgcagaatgaCAGATGCAGATACCTCTTTGTGGTCATTTAGAGCCtttaacatgtaaaa
The Labrus mixtus chromosome 12, fLabMix1.1, whole genome shotgun sequence genome window above contains:
- the si:ch211-202p1.5 gene encoding endothelin-1, coding for MDFTYFWLIATTMMLIHQHQASTVSIPSPTAEEGPLAQLPHTAHRREKRCSCDNQKDKECIFFCHIGIVWVNSPSHVVPYGFGSVRLRRELVRCFCTDTQDAECVSFCSAHTQTHGDGAEVTGKSDKRLERNPDALWEKRSRHALKQQT